The Magnolia sinica isolate HGM2019 chromosome 11, MsV1, whole genome shotgun sequence DNA window GACATGCGAAAGAATCCAAGAGTTGTCTTGAAATGAGGGTTGCAGATTGgaaaaaggtgggccatgctTTTTTGCTTCATGCTTTGTTTGCTAATGAACTCCATTAGTTAGTGGCTTATAGTTGGTTATTATGTTGACTTCTGATATTAGCAAACTTTCAAGAACTAATGTGTTACTTCTTAGTGATTGCCTTGgagatctaggaatgtctgatggttTGAACTATGAAAACCAAATTGCTATTGGATTCTTGTAAGTAAATCACTGCCTTTCTGTCTTTTGTAGTTATGTAGGAAAAATGTTTAGGCATTCCCATGTATGATGCACATGCAATTTTCTAGTGTGTGCATGCTCACACACACAATACAATTCCACACACATGGGAAACAAAGCACAATTCATGATTCTTTTCaacttcttatttttaaaaaacagGCGATTCCTTGCTCCTGCTTTTTGCGAAACTGCAACTAAAGTTCTTGTCCTGATGATGGTTTCAAAAACAGGCAATGCCAAGAACAACCACCTATCAACTTCTTTATTGCTCAGTTCTAGTTTCTGGAGCGACTACTTGTCGTCCATGGGCACTGATGCTATAAGAGGATTACCCAAATGGTAAGAACTACAAAATcccttctttctctactttcactCAACACAAAATTGTATATTTATATGGGTTGCATGGCTAATTTGTACTCGTGGAAACTACATTGCATTCAGATTTGttatttcttttataagaatatttTATTTTGCAACGATTTTATTTTGTAGTTTAAACTTAATACCTGACTTTTCTGAGTTCTTTGCCAAACCTACCTTGTTCCTACATTGTTCTCATTTTTGTGAGGGTTTTTGTTCTTTATATTACGAGTGATCAAAGGTAAAGTTGAGGATGTTGAATTGCCTGAGAAAGTGGACGTTCTGATTTCTGGGGCTATATGATTTAGAAGGGTGTTCTCAAATGACCATGATGTAACTTCTGCAGTGTTAACAAGGTATGATTATGAAATAATTTGATTCAAGTGATTGAATTTGGTAATTTACCTCATGAACTGTGaatcccactgtggatggagcatatcactAAAAATCCACTTACCAAaagcaattctaaccatccaattaattgctatcaaatggatggttcaaagtaaaatagtgagtggctcATATTTGAAGAGAGAGAAAATCATATGGTTAAACTTATTTTCTCACTGTACTTTTTCACTTATGCTCCATACACAATTGAGTCAACGATTTCAGTGGTCCAGATTGCATTACGAGTATGCCATGTTATATGCAATTTCTCACTCGTGTGCCATATTTCTAATCACATCTATAGTACAAACTATTTTCTTTGAATTCAAATTACAAACATTTATAATAGATGTTTATGATAGATTATTCTCATTTCTGGAGTCAATGAAGTACACTTCTGTAATATCAATCCACTGCGACTGATATATTGAgtttataatcatcacagtgggagGAGCTTCAAGGTGGGTTTGAGTAACTGGATTTGCAGCATGTGTTCATATTTGGCAGGTGATTCATCCAGCACTGAATGTTTTAGCTAATCTTGTTTGCCCTCCTCCTTCGATCAGCAACAAACCTTCTGTGCTTGCACAAGGTCAGCAATCTATATCAGTTCAGACCTTTTTCCTGTGAACTGTTACTTGTAGTTATAAATTGTCAGTTTTCCTTTTTCCTGTGAACTGTTACGTGTAGATAAATGGTCTTAGTTGAATTTGTTGCGGTTATGTTTCAAAAACTTGTTCCATCAGCAGAATTCCAACCAGAATACCATATGCTACCCTAAAATCAGTTAGAATATTTCCCAGTTTCAGGAAAAGTTGTAGATAACTAAACAAAACGAAGTCCTAGGAATTTTATGTCGATGGGAACAAAGCCTTAATTGCATTATTTTCCTTTTCGgaattcatttttcttcatttgtttatTATCTCTTTGGACATCTAATTTAAAAGCCTTTACCATTACATGATAGTTATGGCTATTATAACAGTTAAATTTGAAGAAAATAAAACATAGAAAAGTCGGCAAAATCTACAATATCTGCTTTACATCAACCATTCCAATTTCTTCTATTAATGACCATTAATAAGATGGGTGTTTTTGAAGAAATGGCCGCTATAGCAGTTTCTACAATCATGCTTTTAACTTAAGCTACATTCGGATGTGCagttgatttaaattaaattcCAACAAGTAAGATATCCAAAATTGGATTACTCCCACTTTATTTAGTGAGTGATATGTTCCAAGTTGCAATTGCATTTATtttaagttggacttgaaacaAAAACAATTGCAACAATGTTGAGAGAAAACTGCTGCATCTATAATCAGAAAGTTGTTACGATTGTTTATTTCCACTCTGTTGCATCTTATTATCTTAGTTGAAGTTTGTATGTCCAACCTTATTGTAGTTTTGCTTTGAAGAAAACTATGCTTGCATTGCAGTGTTTTagatattttttcccttttcctttttcgAAGTTGGATGTTGTATCTTGGATACCATTTCTCATTTTGGTTATTGGATTGGCATTATGAATGCAGATGGAAGGACAATCAAGTAATACAAGATTCGTGAATTCCCAATATGTTTGTTATCCTTGGGTTTTCATATTGCTTTATGAGAAGCTGTGCCGGCATTAAAATTAATTTACAAGATCCATGTTTGTAGTTTAAACTTTCTTGAAGAATTAGATTGTTTTGAGAGCTTATATAATCATCCCTAgagattttttactattttttcacTTGATTTTGCAGTTGATGTGGTCTACTATCATACAAGTTAACTAGATGGTActtttacatgtattgttttatctGGGAATTTATAAGTCATAGAGAATCTGGGTGTGCGTGTGTATGTCAGAGTCTATCTTTATCAGTAGAAAAAAAGTGATAGATGGCTCTGTCCTTTTCTAGAGCCACTCCCTCTGAATGTTTTGGAGTCCATGACTAGAACATATCTCTCAGGAAGATTGGAACTATGCCCAACAGTGGTGGCTTACAACCAGCTTCTCCTTTGATGTCAGagtctatcttcttttttttttctcccgcTGTAAGTATCCATAAAATTACATGTCCTCTGAGATTTGGATGGTTATAAGCACAATTGAACTGGTATGCTCCACCATACATGGACTAAAAAAAATTACCTTCCTAGCACATTTGAAGTGTCAGCTATTAGGTCCCTAATCAAACAGTTTGTGAAGAACCATGGTGTGTGCATTGAATAAACTTGAGTGAGACGTGTTCAAGAAGGTCCTACACACATCTCACTTAACCATTGCCAAGATTACATTGACCTGATGTTCTAACAGGTTAAAAGCAGAGttatttctgtttttgtttttgggttcagTCACTTTCTTGGGTTGTAATAGGGAAGATAGCATGGGGAGTTGTGTTCATTTGACACATGGACAATCGCACACAAGATTATTGCTAAtggtgagttcttcttctttgcagATGCTTTTAGACAACCGAACAAGCTGTAGTTGTTCATCAGCCAAGCAAAAGTCATACCCAAATCTTGTgttgtgactttgtattatttgtggaacctaatgttgtgtaatagtttgattgagtttattttgaaaactttcaatggtaaacaagtgagattgattgtttgattgagttgttaactattttgttggtgttatggctttcatgattgattgtttcatgagtggattgaatgaatggattagtagtttaaataaatattttaaaaaaataaacatttttagcctcaatttgtaaccgaggcttggatttagcctcggttgttgagaaccaaggctgaaattcctgtggctaaaggctttagcctcggttgttgagaaccaaggttaaaaataaatttagcttcaattggaggcaaccgaggctaaaatttggatttagtctaagttggaaaacaatggaggctaaaattttgatttagcctcatttcgagaaaactgaagctaaaaaggtcgTTTAGCCTCACCTGAAGAACCGAggttataaaagtcattttagcctcggttgctaaaactgaggctaaagcctttagccacaggggtttcaacctcggcttggataactaaggcaaaactgaggctaaaggctttagcctcagtttctaacctttttagcctcaattttgaacttaggctaaagcccccttttcttgcaGTGATCATATAATAAAATAACCCACTTGGTAAATGCTCAAGTATTAGCCATCTTCATTGAGTTGACCTCATAAGCTTTCGGTCATGATTAGAATTGCGGCCAAAGGCCCACAGCCAGCGCCTGTACGCCAGTACATAATGTCTATGTATATCATTCGAATGTCCTTAGTCAATGAGGCAATGTGAGGCCTGAACCTAGCAGGCAGGACCAGACTTCGGCAGGCGTATTTAGCTTATGAGCTGTGCAGAGAAGAGCCCAGCATAGCTTATTTACACCCCTAGTTGGAATCCTCCATGATTCATTATCCAGTTAATTTCCCAATTTTTGCCAGCATTgttcagaagaaaattggaaATGTCCagtacataaaatattaaaatatttccTCATGACAAGCGTCGTGAAAGTTTCAAGTTTAACAATTGTGATGCAGGCCTGCACTACTTTTTTACGATTTTTTAAACACTAAAGTGAATCAGGGAGTTACGATACACCCCTTTGGAGGAAAACAAGAATATATTTTTGGTGAGGAATTGCAGGGTCCTGCTCATTTGCAGTGTATACTTTGGTGATGTCTAGGATcgcatacatgtggggcccatagctgtGTGACCAAAATCATTGATTTGATGGGGGCCAATGTGGATGGGGAATGCCTTGGAAATCCTCCAAGGAGGAAACCCAAACCCCTTTATATGGTAGCCTACAGTacaatttttatttctattttttaagggGGGGTATCTTCCGATCTGAATGGTTTTCAATGACATACCCCACCAAAGGTGGATTCAATCAAAAGAATGATCTTGATCACAAAACCATGGTCACCACATGCATGGAATCCTCATGTAGAACCTTACAAATCCTCTGTTTTGGTACTCATGAAATGAAGTTTTAGACTTAGTGTGATGCTTTAATCTCCCCGGCCTGCTTTGCTGGACCCGTTACTTCTCTTCCACCGCTTTCATCTTTCCTGTTGAAATCAAAGCCTTGGAACTTGACCTCAGCAGTCCGGTAGTGACTACCAAATGCAGTGCCAAAGCTCCACCCTAGGCCAAGCCCTACTCCACAGCCTCCACCTTCATATATGAAATTTTCAATTGAACATTAACACacaatcactacaagaaaaaggggctttagcctcggttcaaaactgtggctaaataggttaaaaactgaggctaaagcctttagcctcaattttgcctCGGTTATCCAAACCGGGGTTGAAACCccggtggctaaaggctttagcctcaattttagcaaccgaggttaaattgacttttatagcctcagttcttcaagtaaggctaaaaacctttttagcttcaattttctcgaaatgaggccaaatcaaaattttagcctccattattTTCAActaagactaaatccaaattttaacctcaattgcctccaaccgaagctaaatctatttttaacctcggttctcaacaaccgaggctaaagcctttaaccacgggagttgtagtctcagtttaggtaactaaggcaaaactgagactaaagatagatttagcctttgttgacatcaattgaggctaaaatcaatttctaacatcatttatcaataatcgagcctaaatcatttattttaacccattcataaacctatgcatattcagtggccattgatcaaatggcttgcATTTTTATTCTCATAAGGTAACAACTCATGGAGAAAAACATGAGAATCACACCGacttttcaaattgaaattttagtttctatttggaatagaaatctggggaaaaaaaaaatcaacaactgAAGCTTTGATCAATCGTCATCACTGGATTCTACTTCAGATTGCTAGATCTTGACTGCAACAACTGAAGCCTCTGGTCCATCTCAGAGAAATCAGCCAACATGATGGAGCTGTAGTTGGGAGAGATCTGGTGCGTCATCGGCAGTGGAAGCTTTCCTCTGCCAACGACCATAATCACAGGATCGATGAATTCAACATCAACATAGCTGCTATTTCCAACAACTTGTTGCAGATTCAAATTAGCTAACTACCAAGGAACGATACTGTGCAGCTGAACCTGCCACAACATCACTagtagcactataacttatagtgcgaGCACTATAGCATCTCTCTTTTGTACCACTCTACATGTATGTTATTACTTATTACCCAACCAAGTAAGCTAGCTAGCCATGCATCATTCATGTATGCATGAATAAATTTGTATCCAACAGTAGACCAGCAGGGCTATCCACTAAAACAGAGTTGCAAGTACCCTCAAAGAAGTTAAATTGAAAGATACTTCTGCTCTATTAGTTTTAATAGCTGATTCTACATCTGATTGGATAATTATCAACTAGAGATATGCTGTAGGCATAGATTTCAAAAGATCCTAGCTTCATGTTTATCAATCAGCCCACAACGAGTACAGAACATAAATGGCAATGACATGTCAGAAGTTATATCAAGATTTTCTTTTTTGGAGTTCCAATATCAGCTTTTCTTGGTGGAAAACCAAGTGCTGCATTGGAAATATTCCACTTT harbors:
- the LOC131219020 gene encoding protein TRIGALACTOSYLDIACYLGLYCEROL 5, chloroplastic-like isoform X1, producing MLTNFNGTGVGFGFGIGCGFGMGWGFGGMPLHILGLGVGGGCGVGLGLGWSFGTAFGSHYRTAEVKFQGFDFNRKDESGGREVTGPAKQAGEIKASH
- the LOC131219020 gene encoding protein TRIGALACTOSYLDIACYLGLYCEROL 5, chloroplastic-like isoform X2, with the translated sequence MDHAMKITCLEVRLIHSLGMPLHILGLGVGGGCGVGLGLGWSFGTAFGSHYRTAEVKFQGFDFNRKDESGGREVTGPAKQAGEIKASH